From the genome of [Limnothrix rosea] IAM M-220:
GTATTGTTGATGACTCTGCCCGCTCCATTTTTAATGGCAAGGTTGATGTGCCCCAGGCGGCTCAAATGACCAATGCAGCTCAGCTTAACCGCAATTTATTACTCTCTTCTAAGGCGAGAATCGATACAAAACCGGAATTGCAAATTACAGCCGACAACGTAAAATGTGCCCACGGTGCAACGGTTAGTCAGCTAGAAGCTGATGAGATTTTTTATCTCCGTAGTCGGGGTTTAAACGAGTATGATGCCCGCCATTTATTGATTGATGCTTTTGCTGCTGAAATTTTGGGTAGTATTACGATTCCTTCGTTACAAAACGGACTAACAAACTGCGTTGCTTGTCGTACTATTGAGGCGTGAAAATTTGGGTGAACACAATATCAATGATGCAATTTTCTAAGCTTAAGCTCACCTGTGCAGGTTTCGTTGCTCTCTTGATAATGCCGAGCGCGGCGATCGCCCTAGAAGACACAAACTATGATTTGCTGATCACCCCCAACCTAGAAAGCCTTCCCCCGACATTAGTAGCATCCATGTCTACAGACATCCCAGTCGTGAACCCGCGAAACAAGATCTCCAGATGGTTGCAGGCTTCGGTGCAGGCGGCCATTATGATCCCTTCCGATGACCCTAAACCCCTTGGTGGTGGCGGCGCTCGTTTCGCTTGCGCTGTCGTTTCCGCCGCTGATTCTTAAAATCCCGTAACTGCCATGATTATGACCCCGACGAAATCCCTTGCAGAAGAGGTGAGAAATGATTTTCCCATCTTGCATCAACAGGTGCATGGCAAATCCCTCATCTACTTTGATAATGCGGCAACATCCCAGAAACCCCAAGCGGTTTTAGATGCCCTGCTCCACTATTATCAGCAAGATAATGCCAATGTTCATCGGGGTATACATACCCTCAGCAGTCGTGCAACAGATGGTTATGAAGGGGCAAGGGACAAGGTTGCCAAGTTTATTAATGCGGCCGGCCGTGATGAAATTGTTTATACCCGTAATGCCAGTGAGGCAATCAATATCGTTGCCTATACTTGGGGGTTGGCAAATCTTTCTGAAGGTGACGAGATTATTCTGTCGGTGATGGAACACCACAGTAATATTGTGCCTTGGCAAATGATTGCCGAGAAAACCGGCGCAGTGATTAGATATGTGCAGTTAACGGAAGACGAAACCTTTGATTTTGAGCAATATGAAAGCTTACTTTCAGATAAGACAAAGCTTGTTTCTGTGGTTCACGTTTCCAATACCCTCGGCAATGTCAATCCTGTTGACGACATTATCAAAGCTGCTCGAAAGTTTGACGCGAAAATCTTAATTGATGCCTGCCAAAGTTTGCCCCATATGCCCATTGATGTGCAGGCCATGGATTGTGACTGGTTAGTGGGTTCTGGTCACAAAATGTGTGCGACGACGGGCATTGGGTTTCTCTACGGCAAAAAAGCGATCCTCGAAGCGATGCCTCCATTTATGGGGGGTGGGGAAATGATTGCTGAGGTTTATTTTGATCATTCGACCTATGGTGAATTGCCCCATAAGTTTGAGGCTGGTACACCTGCTATCGGTGAGGCGATCGCCCTTGGTGCGGCAGTGGATTATTTATCTGGGATTGGGATGGAGCGTATCCATGAGTATGAAGCAGAATTAACGGCTTATTTATTTAAAAAGTTAGCTGATATTCCCAACTTAAAAATTTACGGTCAACAAC
Proteins encoded in this window:
- a CDS encoding SufS family cysteine desulfurase, translating into MIMTPTKSLAEEVRNDFPILHQQVHGKSLIYFDNAATSQKPQAVLDALLHYYQQDNANVHRGIHTLSSRATDGYEGARDKVAKFINAAGRDEIVYTRNASEAINIVAYTWGLANLSEGDEIILSVMEHHSNIVPWQMIAEKTGAVIRYVQLTEDETFDFEQYESLLSDKTKLVSVVHVSNTLGNVNPVDDIIKAARKFDAKILIDACQSLPHMPIDVQAMDCDWLVGSGHKMCATTGIGFLYGKKAILEAMPPFMGGGEMIAEVYFDHSTYGELPHKFEAGTPAIGEAIALGAAVDYLSGIGMERIHEYEAELTAYLFKKLADIPNLKIYGQQPDENGEGRAALAAFNVEGIHANDLATLLDHEGVAIRSGHHCTQPLHRLFDASGSARASLYFYNTFAEIDRFVAALKETIEFFTSMAA